One stretch of Pradoshia sp. D12 DNA includes these proteins:
- the ppaX gene encoding pyrophosphatase PpaX, whose protein sequence is MKQKITTLLFDLDGTLIDTNELIIASFLHTFNHYYPGQYSREDVYQFIGPSLAETFGGLDPERKDEMIAFYREHNFANHDLLVREYEGVYETIEILKKSGYKVGIVTTKMRNAVKMGLIKGRLESFFDVVVTLDDVQMPKPDPEPIQLALKLIGSEPSETIMVGDNSHDVLAGKNAGTKTAGVAWTIKGREYLEQFKPDYMLENMRDLLTIVKQ, encoded by the coding sequence GTGAAGCAGAAAATCACAACATTACTATTTGATTTAGATGGAACATTAATTGATACGAATGAACTAATTATTGCTTCATTTTTGCATACATTTAATCACTACTATCCAGGCCAATATTCACGTGAGGACGTCTACCAATTTATTGGTCCCTCCCTGGCTGAAACCTTTGGAGGATTGGATCCTGAGCGTAAGGATGAGATGATTGCATTTTACCGTGAACACAATTTTGCCAATCATGACTTACTTGTTCGTGAATATGAAGGTGTATATGAGACGATTGAAATACTTAAAAAAAGTGGATATAAAGTCGGTATTGTGACAACTAAAATGCGCAATGCTGTTAAGATGGGCTTGATTAAAGGCCGCCTTGAATCCTTTTTTGATGTTGTTGTCACACTTGATGATGTTCAAATGCCAAAGCCAGATCCGGAGCCAATCCAGTTAGCGTTGAAATTAATCGGATCTGAGCCTTCTGAAACGATTATGGTTGGAGACAATAGCCATGATGTTTTGGCTGGGAAAAACGCTGGAACGAAGACAGCGGGCGTTGCCTGGACAATCAAGGGAAGAGAGTATCTTGAGCAATTCAAGCCAGATTATATGCTTGAAAATATGCGCGATCTCTTAACGATTGTAAAGCAATGA
- a CDS encoding nucleoside recognition domain-containing protein → MKKDTISKGIMTGLRTTWMLGKIIFPVTFLISILQYTPVLPWIIDLISPAMGLIGLPGDAAIPLVLGNFLNLYAGIGGILALDSLTVKEVFIIAVMLSFSHNLFIETGVALKVGVKLWVVLLTRIGLALLSAIVIHLVWQGGSERIYYGISGNEEVVSGLIPVLLLALEKAAYGTLKLALIVIPLMLVIQIMKDLNWLNKFSDWMKPITRMLGMKENTSMTLVAGLVIGLAYGAGVMLDAVREDGVSKKDITIAFIFLIACHAVVEDTVIFIPLGVPVLPLLLIRLVTAILLAVTIAFIWKKVELRKRKDEQREAENHNITI, encoded by the coding sequence ATGAAAAAAGATACCATATCAAAAGGGATAATGACTGGGTTAAGAACTACGTGGATGCTCGGGAAGATTATTTTTCCCGTTACATTTTTAATATCCATCTTGCAATATACACCGGTATTACCTTGGATCATTGATTTGATAAGTCCTGCCATGGGACTGATTGGACTTCCGGGAGACGCAGCAATTCCGTTGGTACTCGGGAACTTTTTGAATCTCTATGCCGGGATTGGGGGCATATTGGCACTCGATTCTTTAACTGTTAAAGAAGTATTTATTATTGCCGTAATGCTTTCCTTTTCCCATAATCTCTTTATTGAAACCGGTGTTGCGCTAAAGGTAGGAGTTAAACTATGGGTTGTCCTGCTCACACGTATTGGACTCGCGCTATTATCAGCCATTGTCATTCATTTAGTATGGCAGGGCGGATCAGAGAGAATATATTATGGAATCAGCGGCAATGAGGAAGTGGTATCAGGCCTCATACCTGTGTTATTGCTGGCATTGGAAAAAGCAGCCTATGGAACATTAAAGCTGGCATTGATCGTTATTCCATTGATGCTAGTTATCCAAATTATGAAGGATCTTAATTGGCTAAATAAATTTTCGGACTGGATGAAGCCTATCACTAGGATGCTGGGGATGAAAGAAAACACATCCATGACTTTGGTTGCGGGCTTGGTCATTGGTCTGGCTTATGGAGCGGGAGTTATGCTTGATGCCGTTCGTGAAGATGGGGTTAGTAAAAAGGATATTACGATCGCCTTTATCTTTCTAATCGCCTGCCATGCAGTGGTGGAGGATACGGTCATTTTTATCCCTCTTGGCGTGCCAGTTCTGCCCCTGCTGCTCATCCGTTTGGTGACAGCCATTCTTTTAGCCGTAACAATTGCATTTATATGGAAAAAGGTAGAATTAAGAAAGAGGAAGGACGAACAGCGTGAAGCAGAAAATCACAACATTACTATTTGA
- the lgt gene encoding prolipoprotein diacylglyceryl transferase has product MNTIDRVAIHIGSIQIYWYGIIIGMGVFIGLWLAMRESKRRGLDKDLFVDLLIYAVPISIISARIYYVIFEWSYYKDHLGDIYKIWNGGIAIHGALIGAVITTIFFARSRNISFWKIADIAAPSLILAQGIGRWGNFINQEAYGDVVSRQFLENLMLPDFIIDQMFINGAYHHPTFLYESLWNFLGFGLLLLLRRVNLRQGEMFLTYVIWYSIGRYFIEGMRTDSLMLFGEFRMAQVLSLSLIIGGIILLVVRRKMGYSEKKYLDI; this is encoded by the coding sequence ATGAATACGATAGACCGTGTTGCCATACATATCGGTTCCATCCAGATTTACTGGTATGGAATTATTATTGGAATGGGTGTCTTTATTGGGCTTTGGCTTGCCATGCGTGAGTCAAAACGCCGTGGGTTGGACAAAGATTTGTTTGTTGACCTGTTGATCTATGCAGTTCCAATCTCTATTATCAGTGCACGTATTTACTATGTTATTTTTGAGTGGTCCTATTATAAAGATCACCTCGGCGATATTTATAAAATATGGAATGGCGGAATTGCCATTCATGGAGCCTTGATTGGGGCCGTCATTACAACCATTTTCTTTGCTCGCTCCAGAAATATATCCTTCTGGAAAATTGCTGATATTGCAGCGCCATCTCTTATTCTCGCGCAGGGTATTGGCAGATGGGGTAACTTCATTAACCAGGAAGCATATGGTGATGTGGTTAGCCGCCAATTTCTTGAGAATTTAATGTTGCCCGACTTCATCATTGATCAAATGTTTATCAATGGTGCTTACCACCACCCGACTTTCTTGTACGAATCCCTTTGGAATTTCCTTGGATTTGGTTTATTGCTTCTGTTAAGAAGAGTTAATCTGCGTCAGGGTGAAATGTTCCTGACATACGTAATTTGGTATTCCATCGGCCGCTACTTTATAGAGGGGATGCGAACAGATAGCCTCATGCTGTTTGGTGAATTCCGAATGGCGCAGGTCTTATCGCTTTCATTGATTATTGGTGGAATAATCCTGCTTGTTGTAAGACGGAAAATGGGATATTCAGAGAAAAAATATTTAGACATATGA
- the hprK gene encoding HPr(Ser) kinase/phosphatase, which produces MAKVKTIDLIDEFQLELVCGEEGVNRPITTSDLSRPGLEIAGYFDYYPADRIQILGMTELSFFSKLNDEERISRMQMLCSDITPCIVITRDLEVPKELLMASESVSVPVLRTSMKTTRFSSRLTNFLESKLAPTTAVHGVLVDIYGVGVMITGKSGVGKSETALELVKRGHRLVADDCVEIRQEDDDTLVGNSPELIEHLLEIRGVGIINVMTLFGAGAVRSHKRISLVINLELWDQQKNYDRLGLEEEKVRIIDTDITRMNIPVRPGRNIAVIIEVAAMNFRLKRMGVNTAQQFTEKLNEAIEKEK; this is translated from the coding sequence TTGGCAAAAGTTAAAACAATCGACCTCATTGATGAATTCCAGCTTGAACTGGTTTGTGGTGAAGAAGGTGTAAATAGACCTATCACTACGAGCGATCTTTCAAGACCTGGTTTAGAAATTGCAGGTTATTTCGATTATTACCCTGCTGACCGTATTCAAATCCTTGGGATGACAGAATTATCGTTTTTCTCTAAGTTAAATGATGAAGAAAGAATTTCAAGAATGCAAATGCTATGCAGTGATATTACACCTTGTATCGTTATCACGCGTGATTTAGAGGTGCCGAAGGAATTATTGATGGCTTCTGAAAGCGTTTCTGTACCGGTTTTAAGAACATCGATGAAAACGACCCGGTTTTCCAGCCGACTGACTAATTTCCTTGAAAGCAAGCTTGCTCCAACGACTGCTGTTCACGGCGTTTTGGTAGATATATATGGCGTAGGTGTCATGATTACCGGAAAGAGCGGAGTCGGAAAAAGTGAGACTGCGCTTGAACTTGTAAAAAGAGGACATCGTTTAGTTGCCGATGATTGTGTGGAAATTCGCCAGGAAGATGACGACACACTGGTCGGAAATTCACCTGAATTGATCGAGCACCTTTTGGAAATTAGAGGCGTAGGCATCATTAATGTGATGACTTTGTTTGGTGCGGGAGCAGTCAGAAGCCATAAAAGAATCTCCCTTGTCATCAATCTGGAGCTATGGGATCAGCAGAAGAATTACGATAGACTTGGTTTGGAAGAAGAAAAGGTACGAATTATTGATACGGATATCACCAGAATGAATATACCAGTTCGGCCGGGCCGAAATATTGCGGTTATTATTGAAGTGGCGGCTATGAATTTCCGTCTGAAACGAATGGGCGTTAATACAGCTCAGCAATTTACCGAAAAATTGAATGAAGCAATTGAAAAAGAAAAATAA
- the nagA gene encoding N-acetylglucosamine-6-phosphate deacetylase: MTLLIQNATIYQENTILQNGYILIKDNQIKEVGLMENSPQHADEIITLKEGQLVLPGFIDIHIHGAAGADAMDSTEEALRVMAKELPKEGTTSFLATTMTQDPANINKALKAIYSFRINGNPAGETEMLGVHLEGPFISPSKAGAQPLHHIKNADVDIFKEWNESSGNAIKLVTLAPEQPGAKELIKHLRASNIICSMGHTNATYEQASEAIEHGISNATHLFNQMTGLHHRDIGAAGAALLHDQVFVEMIADGIHISPEMIKLALKVKGTEKAILITDAMRAKGMADGQYDLGGQEVTVTGDEARLADGTLAGSILKMNDAIKNVCHFTGYSLQEVVQMASVNPAKQLNIYDQKGSIAVGKDADLVIMDTNFNVSMTICRGKIAYRGEEQ; this comes from the coding sequence ATGACACTACTGATACAAAACGCAACGATATATCAAGAGAACACCATCCTGCAAAACGGATATATTTTAATTAAAGATAATCAAATTAAAGAAGTGGGTCTTATGGAAAACTCACCACAGCACGCTGATGAAATTATCACTCTTAAAGAGGGACAGCTAGTTCTGCCGGGTTTCATTGATATCCACATTCATGGCGCGGCCGGGGCTGATGCCATGGATTCTACAGAAGAAGCACTTAGAGTCATGGCAAAAGAGCTGCCTAAAGAGGGAACCACATCTTTTCTTGCAACAACAATGACACAGGATCCTGCCAATATAAATAAAGCGTTAAAAGCTATCTATAGCTTTAGGATTAACGGAAATCCTGCCGGAGAAACTGAAATGCTGGGCGTACATTTAGAAGGTCCATTCATCAGTCCATCAAAAGCAGGAGCACAACCATTGCATCATATCAAGAATGCCGACGTTGATATATTTAAGGAGTGGAATGAATCATCAGGTAATGCAATCAAACTGGTCACTCTTGCTCCGGAACAGCCTGGTGCAAAGGAATTAATTAAACACCTGCGCGCTTCAAATATCATCTGCTCCATGGGTCATACTAATGCCACATACGAACAGGCATCAGAGGCGATTGAACACGGAATATCGAATGCTACACATTTATTTAATCAAATGACCGGCTTACACCATCGTGACATAGGTGCCGCTGGAGCAGCTTTGCTGCATGATCAGGTATTCGTGGAGATGATTGCGGATGGAATTCACATATCACCTGAAATGATAAAGCTTGCTCTCAAGGTTAAAGGCACAGAAAAGGCCATTCTTATTACGGATGCCATGCGGGCAAAAGGAATGGCGGATGGACAATATGATCTTGGCGGACAGGAAGTAACCGTTACAGGTGATGAAGCGCGTCTTGCAGATGGTACTTTGGCAGGCAGTATTCTCAAAATGAACGATGCCATAAAAAATGTATGTCATTTTACCGGATATTCATTGCAAGAAGTTGTCCAAATGGCTTCTGTTAATCCAGCTAAACAGCTTAATATTTATGATCAAAAAGGAAGCATTGCTGTTGGGAAAGACGCAGATCTTGTGATTATGGATACAAACTTTAATGTATCCATGACAATCTGCCGTGGTAAAATAGCTTACAGAGGTGAAGAGCAATGA
- the nagB gene encoding glucosamine-6-phosphate deaminase: MRIIKADNYDEMSQIAAEIFISKIKQKPDAVLGLATGSTPLGLYKNLIEDHQKNGTSYQQIHTVNLDEYIGLSKDNPNSYHSYMMNNLFKYLDIPQNHIHLPHGDAEDLMQECERYETAINNLGNVELQVLGIGKNGHIGFNEPGTPFSSKTHIIELKESTRQANARFFNHLDEVPKQAITMGISTIMKSKEIILLSSGEAKAEATYKLIHGDLTEQLPASILKQHPAVTVIVDKEAASMLD; this comes from the coding sequence ATGAGGATTATTAAAGCAGACAATTATGATGAAATGAGCCAAATTGCAGCAGAAATTTTCATCAGCAAAATCAAGCAAAAACCGGATGCAGTCCTTGGACTCGCTACCGGAAGCACCCCACTCGGTCTCTATAAAAATCTTATAGAGGATCACCAGAAAAATGGAACAAGCTATCAGCAAATCCATACCGTAAACCTGGATGAATATATAGGGCTTTCAAAAGATAATCCAAACAGCTATCACTCCTATATGATGAATAATCTATTCAAATACTTGGACATTCCACAAAATCATATTCATCTTCCACATGGGGATGCAGAGGACCTTATGCAGGAATGTGAGCGATATGAAACGGCGATAAATAATCTTGGTAATGTAGAGCTTCAGGTATTAGGAATCGGAAAAAATGGTCACATTGGCTTCAATGAACCTGGAACTCCATTTTCCAGTAAGACACATATCATTGAATTAAAAGAAAGCACTCGACAAGCTAATGCCCGCTTCTTTAATCATCTGGATGAGGTTCCAAAACAAGCGATCACAATGGGGATTTCTACAATTATGAAAAGCAAAGAGATTATACTGCTCTCTTCTGGTGAAGCAAAGGCAGAAGCAACCTACAAACTGATTCACGGTGATTTAACAGAACAATTACCAGCAAGTATTCTAAAGCAGCATCCGGCTGTAACCGTAATCGTAGATAAAGAAGCAGCTTCTATGCTCGATTAA
- a CDS encoding N-acetylmuramoyl-L-alanine amidase has translation MIDAGHGYKTPGKSSPDGMKEYEFNRSVAEYLKDLLTNYQVNTFFAHSDIVDVPLQERTNRANSLHVDLYVSIHANAAVNRGWHKAEGIETYIHTSGPKEALSLATKIQNKLIATTGLQNRGVKTADFHVLSATKMTAVLVECGFMTNEKEIKLLKSDHYRKKCAQAIAESIISHYSLKKKLSNPAKQSDPEKILYKVQLGAFSDKQNAANLATQLKRLGFETTIITDKQEC, from the coding sequence ATGATTGATGCAGGCCATGGCTATAAAACACCTGGAAAGTCATCACCGGATGGAATGAAGGAATATGAATTTAATCGAAGTGTTGCTGAATATTTAAAGGATTTATTAACCAACTATCAAGTTAATACTTTCTTTGCCCATTCGGACATAGTAGATGTTCCTTTACAGGAAAGAACGAATCGTGCAAATTCTCTCCATGTAGATTTATATGTATCAATCCATGCCAATGCCGCCGTAAATCGAGGTTGGCATAAAGCAGAAGGAATTGAAACGTATATTCATACATCAGGGCCTAAAGAAGCCCTCTCTCTCGCTACAAAAATCCAGAATAAATTGATTGCCACCACCGGTTTACAAAATCGAGGAGTTAAAACGGCTGATTTTCATGTGCTGAGCGCAACAAAAATGACAGCTGTACTGGTTGAATGCGGGTTTATGACAAATGAAAAGGAAATAAAGCTGCTTAAAAGCGATCACTACCGAAAAAAATGTGCACAAGCAATTGCCGAATCTATCATCTCTCATTATTCATTGAAAAAGAAATTAAGCAATCCTGCCAAACAATCAGATCCAGAAAAAATACTGTACAAGGTTCAGTTAGGTGCCTTTTCAGACAAACAGAATGCAGCCAACTTAGCAACACAGCTAAAACGTCTTGGTTTTGAAACAACCATCATAACGGACAAGCAAGAATGCTAA
- a CDS encoding phage holin family protein yields the protein MKWIAKILVNAVVFVLLTQIFEGVHVTGFGAAIIAAIVLSIFNVIVKPIVTILTIPITIITLGIFLLFINTIVLMITDAAMGSAFDINGFWLTFLVSIILSLVNTIMESVMDDK from the coding sequence ATGAAATGGATAGCCAAAATACTTGTTAATGCAGTCGTTTTCGTATTGCTGACACAGATATTTGAAGGTGTTCATGTAACCGGGTTTGGTGCAGCCATTATTGCAGCCATTGTATTATCCATCTTTAACGTAATTGTCAAACCAATTGTGACCATCCTAACGATACCTATAACGATCATTACGCTAGGAATATTTCTGCTCTTCATTAATACCATTGTGTTAATGATTACGGATGCAGCAATGGGAAGTGCCTTTGATATCAATGGCTTCTGGCTGACATTCCTGGTATCGATTATTCTTTCATTGGTTAATACGATTATGGAAAGTGTAATGGATGATAAATAA
- a CDS encoding PspC domain-containing protein, with the protein MKEKKRFVRSRSDKIVSGVLGGISQYFGMSSKLLRILFIIALIPTSFMLIIPYTILSCFMPREEVKEMDI; encoded by the coding sequence TTGAAGGAAAAAAAGCGTTTTGTCCGTTCAAGGTCAGATAAGATTGTTTCGGGTGTCCTTGGAGGAATCTCACAATATTTTGGTATGAGTTCAAAGCTTTTGCGTATCCTATTTATAATCGCGCTCATTCCAACTAGCTTTATGCTGATTATTCCCTATACGATTCTTAGCTGTTTTATGCCGAGAGAAGAAGTGAAGGAGATGGACATATGA
- a CDS encoding DUF4097 family beta strand repeat-containing protein, which translates to MNQEKKRILEMVKEGLLNADEALLLLEQIEKKDKLIKEDEQRTETSELSTVVNQSESEYKGSPSKKSASTMDKLLGIVDDVVKKIKDVDFDLNFGSAVDIEHIYHHDHVSLRKIDVDLANGSVQFLPWDKDEIRIECQAKVYRAENTTEAREKLLKEVTYSLEEGRLRFAAHDKSIKLQAIIRVPDNRYEELKIRLFNGAITGENVKVDTVMTKTGNGQIQFTDLNAREAEFETVNGVVNLKGFDVGELEVETMNGAIQIQGGFRKGDFQTINGSIQCEQTGRYGETIRAKASAGSINLQIPANTGCDGELKSNLGSFNIDLKGIHIIEEKSDVVQKMLRFKSEGNYEESIHILAESRAGNIKIKH; encoded by the coding sequence ATGAATCAAGAGAAAAAAAGAATTTTGGAAATGGTGAAGGAAGGCTTACTTAACGCCGATGAAGCATTATTATTACTTGAGCAAATTGAAAAGAAAGACAAACTGATTAAAGAAGATGAGCAAAGGACAGAAACCAGTGAATTATCAACGGTTGTAAACCAAAGTGAATCAGAATATAAGGGGTCACCATCCAAAAAGTCTGCATCCACAATGGATAAACTATTAGGAATCGTAGACGATGTTGTTAAAAAGATAAAAGATGTAGATTTTGACCTTAATTTTGGCTCAGCGGTTGATATCGAGCATATTTATCATCATGATCATGTATCTTTGCGTAAAATAGATGTCGATCTGGCAAACGGCAGTGTCCAGTTCCTCCCATGGGATAAGGACGAGATTAGGATTGAATGCCAGGCGAAGGTGTATAGGGCAGAAAATACGACTGAAGCGAGAGAAAAACTGCTTAAAGAAGTAACTTATTCGCTTGAAGAAGGAAGACTTCGATTTGCTGCACACGACAAATCCATTAAATTACAAGCAATCATTCGTGTGCCAGACAATCGCTATGAGGAATTGAAAATTCGACTATTTAACGGAGCAATTACCGGTGAAAATGTTAAAGTCGATACGGTTATGACCAAAACGGGTAATGGGCAAATTCAATTTACGGATTTGAATGCAAGAGAAGCAGAATTTGAGACGGTCAATGGTGTTGTCAATCTTAAAGGATTTGATGTAGGCGAATTGGAAGTCGAAACGATGAATGGTGCAATCCAAATCCAGGGAGGCTTCCGAAAAGGAGATTTCCAGACGATTAATGGAAGTATTCAATGTGAACAAACCGGCCGTTATGGAGAAACGATCCGAGCTAAGGCGTCGGCAGGAAGTATTAATCTGCAAATCCCAGCAAATACTGGATGTGATGGGGAGTTAAAATCCAATCTCGGCAGTTTTAATATTGACCTGAAGGGTATTCACATCATTGAGGAAAAAAGTGATGTGGTCCAAAAGATGCTCCGATTCAAGTCAGAGGGTAATTATGAGGAATCCATTCATATTTTGGCCGAATCAAGAGCCGGTAATATTAAAATCAAACATTAA
- a CDS encoding DUF4870 domain-containing protein, whose amino-acid sequence MTTTNRFLAALCYFSFFFLGFIFPTVIYFVAVDDFELKGHAKRALISHLFPLVMGIIVFFVFLTQLASSSEITALPYTAILAMFLFGLISFIVMIWNVIQGIKLVKD is encoded by the coding sequence ATGACAACAACTAATCGATTTCTGGCTGCTCTATGTTATTTCAGTTTCTTCTTTTTAGGCTTCATCTTTCCTACGGTTATTTATTTCGTAGCTGTAGATGATTTTGAGCTAAAAGGGCATGCTAAACGAGCTTTAATCTCACATCTATTTCCATTAGTCATGGGCATTATCGTGTTCTTTGTATTTCTAACTCAGCTTGCCTCGAGTTCGGAAATAACGGCCTTGCCCTATACTGCTATACTGGCTATGTTTCTTTTCGGTTTGATTAGCTTTATTGTGATGATTTGGAACGTCATTCAGGGTATTAAACTAGTAAAGGATTGA